Below is a genomic region from Marinitoga litoralis.
AATGATGGCAGTTCAAAATGCTCCATTAGTAAATAACGGAAATGGTAGAGTTGGAATTAGACCTACAGAAGCAGTATTTAATAGTCAAGAAGGTAAAAATATTTTCAATTTATTCAAAAAAATGACAGATGAAGGATTATTATTAAACACAAAAAGAGAAGATTGGTCAGGAGCAAGACAAATATTTATTTCTCAAAAAGCTGGAATGGTATTATATTCAACATCTGATGTTAAATTCTTTGTTGAAACTGGAAAAGAAAATGGATTTGAAGTTGGTACAGCATTTTTACCAAAACCTGATTTAAGTGTTCAAGGTGGAACAGTTATTGGTGGAGGTTCATTATGGATTCTTAAGGGTCATCCAAAAGAAGAAATTGATGCTGCATGGGAATTTGTAAAATGGATGACAGAACCTGCACAACAAATTAGATGGCATATGGAAACAGGTTATTTCCCTGTAAGAAAAGATGCTATAGAACAATTATTAGCTGAAGGTTTCTATTCAGAAAGACCAAATTACTTAACAGCTATTATGGAATTATTATTATCAAAACAAACAGTTAATACAAATGGCGCTGTAATGGGTGTATTCCCTGAAACAAGAGAAATAATTGAAACAGAATACGAAAATGTTATAAATGGCAAAAAAACTGTTGATAAAGCTTTAGATGATGCTGTTAAATCTGTAAATGATGCTCTAAAGAGATATAACAGAGTATTTAAATAATAATTAATAATCGGGCGGAGAAATCCGCCCTTTTTTAAAAAAGGAGGAATGCACATGTCCTGGAAAAGTAAGTTGACACCATATTTATTACTTATTCCTACATTTATTATAATTGTCATTTTTATTTATTGGCCTGCTGCGTATTCATTCAAACTAAGTTTTTACCAAGAATCTTTCTTTGGTAATAGAAGTGTTTTTGTTGGATTTGAAAATTTTATTGATTTATTTACTGACCCTGATTATTATACTGTTATTTTAACTTCTTTTTTATACTCATTTTCATCAGTTTTTATTACTATTTTTATTGCTTTTTTAATTTCACAACTTTTAGTACAAAATATACCTGGAACAAGACTTTTTAGATTATTTATTTTCGCTCCATACGCTATATCACCTGCTATTGCTGGTACATTATGGTCATTTTTATTAACACCTACTGTGGGATATTTAAATTATCTTTTTTTAGAACTTTTTGGTATTGATACTGACTGGCTTACAACAACTCCTTATGCTTTTATAGCTGTTATGTTAGCTACAATTTGGAAAATGTTACCATTTGATTTGATTTTTTATATAGCTGGACTACAATCGATTCCTGATTCTTTGTTGGAATCTTCAATGATAGATGGTGCCAATTTATGGCAAAGAATGTGGAAAATTAAATTCCCATTATTATCTCCAATAACTTTTTATTTATTTATTATGAATTTTACTACTACCATGTTTGCATCTTTTGGTATTATAGATATAATGACAAAAGGTGGACCTCTCGGTACAACAACAACTATGATATATAAATTATATTTAGATGCCTTTGCATTCCAAAATAACGGTTCTGCAGCAGCACAATCAATTGTTATGTTTGCAATAATGGGTA
It encodes:
- a CDS encoding carbohydrate ABC transporter permease gives rise to the protein MSWKSKLTPYLLLIPTFIIIVIFIYWPAAYSFKLSFYQESFFGNRSVFVGFENFIDLFTDPDYYTVILTSFLYSFSSVFITIFIAFLISQLLVQNIPGTRLFRLFIFAPYAISPAIAGTLWSFLLTPTVGYLNYLFLELFGIDTDWLTTTPYAFIAVMLATIWKMLPFDLIFYIAGLQSIPDSLLESSMIDGANLWQRMWKIKFPLLSPITFYLFIMNFTTTMFASFGIIDIMTKGGPLGTTTTMIYKLYLDAFAFQNNGSAAAQSIVMFAIMGIITVIYFKGVEKSVHYQ
- a CDS encoding ABC transporter substrate-binding protein, which gives rise to MKKLLVLLVVVLSISMFAQVTIEFWHAMSGWRIELLQSMAEDFMKTHPDIKVNVQYTGSYRDTFNKAIAGVKAGTAPHIVQIYDIGTQAMIDGGVAVPIGDLIEEDPSIDQGAFLEQVTNYYTVDGKMYSMPFNSSTAILFYNKTMFKEVGLDPNKPPRTYDELIEYARKLQKKDANGNVIRYGLTWPTHSWFFEQMMAVQNAPLVNNGNGRVGIRPTEAVFNSQEGKNIFNLFKKMTDEGLLLNTKREDWSGARQIFISQKAGMVLYSTSDVKFFVETGKENGFEVGTAFLPKPDLSVQGGTVIGGGSLWILKGHPKEEIDAAWEFVKWMTEPAQQIRWHMETGYFPVRKDAIEQLLAEGFYSERPNYLTAIMELLLSKQTVNTNGAVMGVFPETREIIETEYENVINGKKTVDKALDDAVKSVNDALKRYNRVFK